A genome region from Arachis duranensis cultivar V14167 chromosome 8, aradu.V14167.gnm2.J7QH, whole genome shotgun sequence includes the following:
- the LOC107460203 gene encoding outer envelope pore protein 21, chloroplastic codes for MVDTTIDSNTFFQVHGELDTRVGQASSLSAQIRHFYPSLSATLGVGLRYDKHEKLRYTVRAKKTFPVTVDKLFDFKIKGRCDVDQNFKERKSSGAAEFSWNIFNFQKDQDVRLRLGYEVFEQVPYVQLRENNWTFNADYKGRWSVRFDL; via the exons ATGGTGGATACTACTA TCGACTCGAACACTTTTTTCCAG GTTCATGGAGAGCTTGATACGAGAGTCGGGCAAGCCAGTTCTCTGAGTGCCCAAATTAGACATTTCTACCCCTCG TTATCAGCAACACTTGGTGTTGGATTGCGCTATGATAAGCATGAGAAGCTACGCTACACTGTGCGTGCAAAGAAGACATTCCCTGTCACCGTTGATAAGCTCTTTGACTTTAAAATTAAGGGACGATGTGACGTTGACCAGAACTTTAAAGAG AGGAAGTCTAGTGGAGCTGCTGAATTCTCATGGAACATATTTAATTTTCAGAAGGACCAAGATGTTAGACTTAGACTTGGTTATGAAGTCTTTGAACAG GTTCCTTATGTGCAGCTTAGGGAGAATAATTGGACCTTCAATGCAGACTACAAAGGTAGATGGAGTGTGAGATTTGATTTATGA